The following are from one region of the Cloacibacterium normanense genome:
- a CDS encoding zinc ribbon domain-containing protein, giving the protein MAKKTVEISVEEKLRALYDLQIIDSRLDEIRNTRGELPIEVEDLEIEIEGLNKRAQKFENEIKDLNDDINNKKEVINHSKSLMEKYKSQQDNVRNNKEFEALAKEIEFQDLEVQLAEKKIKEFTAKIAHKNELLDELKGKIGELENHLNFKKNELDALISETQKEEDYLLEKSKEFAEKIDERLLASYKRIRNNSGNGLAVVGLERGAPKGSFFTIPPQKQMEIAQRKKIIIDEHSGKILVDDELVMEENEKMASIIKF; this is encoded by the coding sequence ATGGCAAAAAAAACTGTAGAAATTTCAGTAGAAGAAAAATTAAGAGCCCTTTATGATTTACAAATCATAGACTCTAGATTAGACGAAATCCGCAATACAAGAGGTGAATTACCAATTGAGGTAGAAGATTTAGAAATCGAAATCGAAGGTCTTAACAAGAGAGCACAAAAATTCGAAAACGAAATTAAAGACTTAAATGATGACATTAATAACAAAAAAGAAGTTATTAATCATTCTAAATCTTTGATGGAGAAATATAAATCTCAACAAGACAACGTAAGAAATAATAAAGAATTCGAAGCGCTTGCTAAAGAAATAGAATTTCAGGATTTAGAAGTTCAGTTGGCTGAAAAGAAAATCAAAGAATTTACTGCAAAAATCGCTCACAAAAATGAACTTTTAGATGAGTTGAAAGGTAAAATCGGAGAGCTAGAAAATCACTTAAACTTCAAGAAAAACGAACTTGATGCTTTAATTTCTGAAACTCAAAAAGAAGAAGATTATTTATTAGAAAAATCTAAAGAATTTGCAGAAAAAATAGACGAAAGACTATTAGCTTCTTACAAAAGAATTAGAAATAATTCTGGAAACGGATTAGCAGTAGTAGGTCTAGAAAGAGGTGCGCCAAAAGGTTCATTCTTTACCATTCCGCCACAGAAACAAATGGAAATCGCTCAGCGTAAGAAAATTATCATCGATGAGCATTCTGGTAAAATCTTGGTAGACGATGAGTTGGTAATGGAAGAGAACGAAAAAATGGCTTCTATCATTAAATTCTAA
- a CDS encoding PH domain-containing protein: MKEFANAKMDKWTLFYTILYIFFSIGMVVFMFETEESKFPIILVGSILSGAFIFTYFMIPKISLSENAIHVKNAFVNFKISIQDISYVEKVEKLGLNIRTFGAGGVFGYFGYFNGNDVWYVTNIYKKVKITMKSGKIYMFSPENTEDFIQQITNLKSKI; this comes from the coding sequence ATGAAAGAATTTGCGAATGCCAAAATGGATAAATGGACTTTGTTTTACACCATTTTATACATTTTTTTCTCTATTGGAATGGTGGTTTTCATGTTCGAAACAGAAGAATCTAAATTCCCAATAATTTTGGTGGGCAGTATTCTCTCAGGAGCTTTTATTTTTACTTATTTCATGATTCCCAAAATCAGTTTGAGTGAAAATGCAATCCATGTAAAAAATGCTTTTGTTAATTTTAAAATTTCAATTCAAGATATTTCTTATGTTGAAAAAGTAGAAAAACTAGGATTAAACATCAGAACATTTGGAGCAGGAGGCGTTTTTGGTTATTTTGGCTATTTTAATGGCAATGATGTTTGGTACGTAACCAATATTTATAAAAAAGTAAAAATTACCATGAAATCTGGGAAAATCTATATGTTTTCACCAGAAAATACAGAAGATTTTATTCAACAAATCACAAACCTAAAATCTAAAATTTAA
- the kdsA gene encoding 3-deoxy-8-phosphooctulonate synthase → MIQLLDKIHHKDSKNFFLIAGPCAIEGEEMAFEIAEKIVNLSDKYKIPYIFKGSFKKANRSRVDSFTGIGDEKALEIIKKVGEHFNIPTTTDIHENAHAELAASYGVDVLQIPAFLVRQTDLVVAAAKTGKAVTLKKGQFLSPESMKFAVQKVLDSGNDKVAIIERGNSFGYTDLVVDFRGIPTMQHYAPVILDVTHSLQQPNQNSGVTGGRPELIETIAKAGIAVGTDGIFIETHPDPSCAKSDGANMLKLDLLDDLLGKLTRVREAIL, encoded by the coding sequence ATGATACAATTACTTGATAAAATTCATCACAAAGATTCTAAAAATTTCTTTTTAATTGCTGGCCCTTGCGCTATTGAAGGCGAAGAAATGGCATTTGAAATTGCCGAAAAAATTGTTAATCTTTCAGATAAATATAAAATTCCTTACATTTTTAAAGGAAGTTTTAAAAAAGCCAACAGAAGCAGAGTAGACAGTTTCACAGGAATTGGTGACGAAAAAGCTTTAGAAATTATCAAAAAAGTAGGAGAGCATTTTAATATTCCTACTACTACAGATATTCACGAAAACGCTCATGCAGAACTCGCAGCTTCTTATGGAGTAGATGTTTTGCAAATTCCCGCGTTTTTGGTTCGTCAGACAGACTTGGTAGTAGCTGCAGCAAAAACTGGGAAAGCCGTAACTTTGAAAAAAGGACAATTTCTTTCACCAGAATCTATGAAATTTGCGGTACAAAAAGTATTAGATTCAGGAAATGATAAAGTAGCGATTATCGAGAGAGGAAATTCTTTCGGATATACAGATTTGGTAGTAGATTTCAGAGGAATTCCTACCATGCAACATTATGCGCCAGTGATTTTGGACGTTACGCACTCTCTTCAACAGCCTAATCAAAATTCAGGAGTAACAGGAGGAAGACCAGAATTGATAGAAACCATTGCCAAAGCTGGAATTGCAGTAGGAACAGACGGAATTTTCATTGAAACACATCCAGATCCTTCTTGTGCAAAATCAGACGGAGCGAATATGCTAAAACTGGATTTGCTCGATGATTTATTAGGAAAACTAACTCGAGTAAGAGAAGCAATCTTATAA